The following are encoded together in the Chaetodon trifascialis isolate fChaTrf1 chromosome 3, fChaTrf1.hap1, whole genome shotgun sequence genome:
- the LOC139329185 gene encoding epithelial membrane protein 3-like translates to MVLLLISITVLHLVTLAMLLIATLEKSWWVWTDSEITDLWYNCFHNNDTNTWLCATTSESDWLQAVQALMVLSVVFSCISFLVFLGQLLTLSKGVLFYFTGFCQAFAGFTDFAACLIFTFHREEILNDSRDVSKGRFGFCFILAWLCLPLLLISAVLYVHLRKKQ, encoded by the exons ATGGTCCTCCTGCTCATATCAATAACCGTGCTGCATCTGGTCACCTTGGCCATGCTCCTCATCGCCACCCTGGAGAag tCCTGGTGGGTATGGACTGACTCAGAAATCACAGACCTCTGGTATAACTGCTTCCATAATAACGACACAAACACCTGGCTGTGTGCTACTACCAGTGAAAGCG ACTGGCTGCAGGCTGTCCAGGCCCTCATGGTCCTCTCTGTGGTCTTCTCCTGCATCTCCTTCCTGGTTTTTCTGGGTCAGCTGCTCACATTGTCCAAAGGAGTACTCTTCTACTTCACAGGCTTCTGTCAGGCCTTTGCAG GTTTCACGGACTTTGCCGCTTGCCTCATCTTCACCTTCCACAGAGAGGAGATCTTAAATGACTCCAGAGACGTGAGCAAAGGGCGCTTTGGCTTCTGTTTCATCCTGGCATGgctgtgtctccctctcctcctcatcagcgCAGTCCTTTATGTCCACCTGCGCAAGAAGCAGTGA
- the fam83e gene encoding protein FAM83G: protein MSNSQEQSLDEDVVFLPVTESSPEFLHCEKERQAVERLLSEGPEAFYSSIGTERSGCFLSCEEVSQISSWAEDYHFNQIQVQREANGEEGSSEIKNFCSTYFPCYSDAPTPNLDLGWPGKRHWRPKGSVTVHTSPPAEGDPPVREIIRRHLQKASQVIAIVTDRLTDGVIIADLHNAASRGVPVYIILNQRSIQENFTLNRLRHPNMRVRLLGGKTFCSRTGRIVIGEMKDKFLLVDLETTIHGSYSLTWTDAHLHRQLITVLCGPVVDSFDREFRILFAASVPVPETGRVAGTHVDVTHQLKDFSNFRLQKHFPQEPEITSPPSPPAESHLDWEAMGVVQRDHCFPNSPVNQYEDFVAKDMQYNMLFDKQRPAMDSFNYSGNHFVDKKRAYENTSPVINNVPDISTFSNTHLLPNDLASADVMKRVEHMIERSYSRQFSREKGTDLDDRTTTRADDKATEPTHNMVLLSSTKRGEPSRREPLLAEESSFNKTSSKVENTPCSRKPLILRVPQSESFSSLSDIMRRLKPQQSASGQLNRGSKGAVSELSQSMIELSVHNTDTKDEGGTPVPRFKAAVFEPDYMTPAFALMKKRNDELKPLLFRTPKNFLPRERPRSSSYTLDWRRSLAEMEGEHEAGAWK, encoded by the exons ATGTCAAACTCCCAAGAGCAGAGCCTGGATGAGGATGTCGTGTTCCTGCCCGTGACTGAATCCTCCCCAGAGTTCCTCCATTGTGAGAAGGAGCGTCAAGCAGTGGAGAGACTCCTGAGCGAAGGACCAGAGGCCTTCTACAGCTCCATCGGCACAGAGCGCTCCGGCTGCTTCCTGTCCTGTGAAGAGGTCAGCCAGATAAGCAGCTGGGCTGAGGACTATCACTTCAACCAGATACAGGTGCAAAGAGAAGCGAATGGAGAAGAAGGCAGCTCAGAGATCAAGAACTTCTGTTCCACCTACTTTCCTTGCTACTCAGACGCACCAACTCCGAACCTGGATCTGGGCTGGCCTGGAAAAAGGCACTGGAGGCCAAAAGGGAGCGTTACAGTCCACACCAGTCCTCCTGCTGAAGGGGATCCTCCTGTCAGAGAGATCATCAGACGGCACTTACAAAAGGCCAGCCAA GTAATTGCCATTGTGACAGACAGATTGACAGATGGTGTAATAATTGCTGATTTACATAATGCTGCCTCCCGCGGTGTACCTGTTTACATCATCCTCAACCAAAGGTCCATTCAGGAGAACTTCACACTAAACAGGCTCAGGCATCCG AATATGCGGGTACGTCTTCTTGGAGGAAAAACCTTCTGTTCAAGAACAGGAAGAATTGTGATCGGGGAAATGAAAGACAAGTTCCTTCTGGTGGATTTGGAGACAACGATTCACGGCAGCTACAG CCTCACCTGGACAGACGCTCACCTGCACCGGCAGCTGATCACCGTTCTCTGCGGCCCAGTAGTTGACTCATTTGACAGGGAGTTCAGGATCCTTTTTGCTGCTTCGGTTCCTGTCCCAGAGACAGGCAGGGTTGCTGGCACTCATGTAGATGTGACTCATCAGCTGAAAGACTTCTCGAATTTCAGGCTTCAAaaacatttccctcaggagcccGAAATAACCAGCCCTCCATCCCCACCTGCTGAGTCCCACCTGGACTGGGAAGCCATGGGGGTTGTCCAGAGAGACCACTGCTTCCCCAACAGTCCTGTTAATCAGTATGAGGACTTTGTGGCGAAGGATATGCAATACAACATGCTGTTTGATAAACAAAGACCAGCTATGGACAGTTTTAATTACAGTGGAAACCATTTTGTGGATAAGAAAAG GGCGTATGAAAACACGTCTCCGGTGATCAACAATGTGCCAGATATATCAACTTTCAG CAACACACACCTCTTGCCAAATGACCTGGCAAGTGCAGACGTAATGAAAAG GGTGGAACACATGATAGAGAGATCCTATTCCAGGCAATTCTCCAGGGAGAAGGGCACTGATTTAGATGACAGAACCACAACGAGAGCTGATGATAAAGCCACAGAGCCAACACACAATATGGTGTTACTTTCCTccacaaagagaggagagccCTCCAGGAGGGAGCCCCTTTTGGCAGAGGAGAGTAGCTTCAATAAAACAAGCTCCAAGGTGGAGAACACGCCATGTTCTAGA AAACCTTTAATCCTGAGGGTGCCGCAGTCCGAGAGCTTCAGCTCTCTGAGCGACATTATGAGGAGGCTTAAGCCCCAGCAGAGTGCCTCCGGGCAGCTGAACAGAGGATCAAAGGGTGCGGTGTCAGAACTGAGCCAGTCCATGATCGAACTGAGCGTGCACAACACAGATACAAAAGATGAGGGAGGAACCCCGGTGCCGAGGTTCAAGGCCGCA GTCTTTGAACCAGATTATATGACACCTGCTTTTGCcctgatgaagaagaggaatgaTGAACTGAAACCTCTACTGTTCAGAACTCCAAAAAACTTTCTGCCCAGAGAGAGGCCTCGAAGCTCCAGTTATACCCTGGACTGGAGGAGGTCACTGGCAGAGATGGAAGGAGAACACGAAGCAGGAGCatggaaataa
- the utp3 gene encoding something about silencing protein 10 — MVRAKRGKPVHRPKKTEQYDEDDPEAHRDMPVPDKKSSQYTKDKIDEFHDEKIAKLLASGVQMESDPEELDDEEEVMALDDSESEEEEEEEEEEEEGTDMESDLEEKKEEDLPNEMAWGTKKKMFYDTDYGTIKGKLREEVDAEEEEEEEEAKTIQKRLAANLSEEDYDLNLFQEFAVEEKDENKTVEKEERIVKDLKQMSQKEQMKLLKKESPELLELIQDFKAKLAELKDELQPLMQMVKDGKIPPGKGADYLQTKQQLYLNYCTNISFYMVLKAKRIPAHHHPVIERLLTYRNLINELGSVDARLAPQFRKLLAGDDKDEATSRPAEGKKSRVSSKKEQDSGAAAPEAEEDSDSDLDEEAALLFYRDVEERLKLKRKGNHPEAEELEESEDEEEEPDPDAKRGITYQMAKNKGLTPKRKKIDRNPRVKHREKFRRAKIRRKGQVREVRREETRYSGEMSGIRAGVKKSIKLK; from the exons ATGGTTCGAGCAAAAAG GGGAAAGCCTGTACACAGGCCTAAAAAGACAGAGCAATATGATGAAGATGACCCTGAGGCCCACAGGGACATGCCTGTCCCCGACAAG AAATCGTCACAGTACACAAAGGACAAAATCGACGAGTTTCACGATGAGAAGATTGCA AAACTTCTCGCCAGTGGTGTTCAAATGGAGAGCGACCCAGAGGAGCTGGACGATGAG gaggaggtgatggcACTGGACGACTctgagtcagaggaggaggaggaggaggaggaggaagaagaagaggggacaGACATGGAGAGTGATctagaggagaaaaaagaagaag ATCTTCCGAATGAAATGGCGTGGGGCACCAAGAAGAAGATGTTCTACGACACCGACTATGGGACCATCA AAGGGAAACTGCGAGAAGAGGTGGAcgctgaggaagaagaggaagaagaagaggctaAAACTATCCAAAAGCGTTTAGCTGCGAATCTGAGCGAGGAGGATTATGATTTAAACCTTTTCCAG GAGTTtgctgtggaggagaaggaTGAAAACAAGACCgtagaaaaggaggagaggatcGTGAAAGACCTGAAGCAGATGTCCCAGAAGGAACAAATGAAGCTTTTGAAGAAGGAGTCACCAGAGCTGCTTGAACTTATTCAGGATTTCAAGGCAAAG CTCGCTGAGCTGAAGGATGAGCTGCAGCCCCTCATGCAGATGGTCAAGGACGGAAAGATCCCACCAGGGAAG GGTGCCGACTACCTCCAGACAAAACAGCAACTTTATCTCAA TTACTGCACAAACATCAGTTTCTACATGGTGCTGAAAGCAAAACGAATCCCGGCTCATCACCATCCTGTGATTGAAAGACTGCTCACCTACAGAAAT CTCATCAATGAACTTGGTTCAGTAGATGCTCGGCTTGCGCCACAGTTTCGCAAGCTGCTAGCAGGAGACGACAAAGATGAGGccaccagcagaccagcagagggcaaGAAGAGCAGAGTCTCCAGCAAGAAGGAACAG GATTCAGGAGCAGCTGCACCTGAGGCTGAAGAGGACTCAGACTCTGACCTGGATGAGGAAGCGGCTTTGCTTTTCTACAGAGACGTGGAGGAGCGGTTGAAGTTGAAGAGAAAGGGCAATCACCCGGAGGCTGAGGA GCTGGAGGAgagtgaagatgaggaggaagagcccGATCCAGATGCAAAGAGAGGAATCACTTACCAG ATGGCCAAGAACAAGGGGCTCAcaccaaagaggaagaaaattgACCGGAATCCCAGAGTCAAGCACAGAGAGAAGTTCAGACGGGCCAAGATCCGCAGAAAGGGCCAG GTCCGTGAGGTCCGTCGGGAGGAGACGAGATACAGCGGAGAGATGTCTGGTATTCGTGCTGGTGTCAAGAAGAGCATCAAACTTAAGTAA
- the ppcs gene encoding phosphopantothenate--cysteine ligase, translated as MAEPRISSIDGKLAEEFAVPSHVEEVREKMAAFAEHHAAAGRRVVLITSGGTKVPLESRTVRFLDNFSSGRRGASSAEYFIETGYAVIFLHRHRSLYPYTRMFSTMNMLDALKFRGGDTGEVVVNQQVLPNIAKVLKRYQEVKENRLLLPIEFNTLSEYLHLLKAAAQALSTIGSKAMFYLAAAVSDFYIPASEMPEHKIQSSNGPLQLSMNMVPKILSPLVKDWAPQAFVISFKLETDASILLDKARRALETYRHQAVVANVLDSRRGYVVVVTPETQAELILTEEDEKNEVEIEVRIVSNLTSAHNKFITQQGG; from the exons ATGGCTGAACCCAGAATATCCTCCATTGATGGGAAGTTAGCCGAGGAATTCGCTGTCCCCTCCCATGTGGAGGAGGTCAGGGAGAAGATGGCCGCTTTCGCTGAGCACCACGCGGCAGCAGGTCGCAGGGTGGTCCTCATCACATCAGGAGGCACCAAAGTTCCCCTCGAGTCCCGCACTGTTCGCTTCCTTGACAACTTCAGCAGCGGCAGACGAGGAGCCTCCTCAGCAGAGTATTTCATAGAGACGGGCTACGCTGTGATCTTTCTACACAGGCACCGCTCGCTCTACCCCTACACACGTATGTTCTCAACCATGAACATGCTGGATGCCCTGAAGTTCAGAGGTGGAGACACCGGTGAAGTGGTGGTTAATCAGCAGGTTCTTCCAAACATTGCCAAAGTGCTGAAACGATACCaggaagtgaaagaaaacagacttcTTCTGCCCATTGAGTTCAACACCCTGTCAGAGTATCTGCATCTactcaaagcagcagcacaggcgCTCAGCACAATAG GATCCAAGGCCATGTTTTACTTGGCTGCAGCGGTGTCTGATTTCTATATCCCAGCATCCGAGATGCCTGAACACAAAATCCAGTCTTCCAACGGACCTCTTCAA CTTAGCATGAACATGGTCCCAAAGATCTTGTCCCCTCTGGTGAAGGACTGGGCACCTCAGGCGTTTGTCATATCTTTTAAGCTGGAGACAGACGCATCCATCCTGCTGGACAAGGCTCGACGGGCTCTGGAGACCTACAGGCACCAGGCAGTGGTGGCCAATGTACTAGACTCTAGACGGGGTTACGTGGTGGTGGTGACCCCTGAGACTCAGGCTGAGTTGATCCtcacagaggaagatgagaagaaTGAGGTGGAGATAGAGGTCAGGATAGTGAGCAACCTGACATCAGCACACAACAAGTTCATAACTCAACAAGGGGGCTAA